A portion of the Streptomyces sp. NBC_00376 genome contains these proteins:
- a CDS encoding ROK family transcriptional regulator, whose product MADPFLPPTDPRRRAERGLARVSARRRPPERTKASTLDSRIHNRALVLATLYHQGAMSRSEIARTLRLTAPTVSALIAELEGDGLVVDTGPRKGSRLGKPASVMRIDDDAAHILTVDLSGSEYFSGAVLNLRGDVVQRARVRYGDILGERAIELVFQLVGELMDLAPRRILGIGVGSPGIVGDAGVIHHAAHLGWSELPLAAQLAERFGVPAYVGNDVNIAALAVLHFRNAKTQNLMVITIEHGVGAGLIVGGELVEGEQFAAGEIGHVTVDEDGDPCICGHRGCLEPLIDAAELRMRLAGRDPSEHDAVLADAGRALGSVLAPISSVLNLNEIALLGPPDLVEGSFLDAAAAVIRARTYAPISASLTMRSFAGDSDLILLGGASIVLAGELGVW is encoded by the coding sequence GTGGCCGATCCGTTCCTGCCGCCGACCGACCCCCGCCGCCGTGCCGAACGCGGTCTGGCGCGGGTGTCCGCCCGTCGGCGACCGCCCGAGCGGACCAAGGCGAGCACGCTGGACAGCAGGATCCACAACCGCGCGCTGGTTCTGGCGACGCTGTACCACCAGGGCGCGATGAGCAGATCGGAGATCGCGCGGACCCTGAGGCTCACCGCCCCCACGGTGTCCGCGCTCATCGCCGAACTGGAGGGAGACGGGCTCGTCGTCGACACCGGTCCTCGCAAGGGCAGCCGGCTGGGCAAGCCGGCAAGTGTGATGCGGATCGACGACGACGCCGCCCACATTCTCACCGTGGACCTGTCGGGCAGTGAGTACTTCAGCGGCGCGGTCCTCAACCTGCGCGGAGATGTGGTCCAGCGTGCCCGCGTGCGGTACGGAGACATCCTCGGCGAACGTGCCATCGAACTGGTATTTCAGCTTGTCGGCGAACTGATGGACCTCGCACCGCGGCGCATACTCGGCATCGGGGTCGGCTCGCCAGGCATCGTCGGCGACGCCGGAGTCATTCATCACGCAGCCCATCTGGGCTGGAGCGAACTGCCGCTCGCCGCACAGCTCGCCGAACGGTTCGGTGTGCCGGCCTATGTCGGCAACGACGTGAACATCGCCGCTCTGGCCGTGCTGCACTTCCGGAACGCCAAGACGCAGAACCTCATGGTCATCACGATCGAGCACGGTGTGGGCGCGGGCCTGATCGTGGGCGGTGAACTCGTCGAGGGCGAGCAGTTCGCCGCCGGTGAGATCGGGCACGTAACGGTCGACGAGGACGGCGATCCGTGTATCTGTGGACATCGCGGATGCCTGGAGCCACTGATCGACGCGGCCGAACTGCGTATGCGTCTGGCCGGCCGTGACCCGTCAGAACACGACGCCGTACTCGCCGACGCGGGCCGGGCGCTGGGCTCCGTCCTCGCCCCGATCAGCAGTGTGCTCAACCTCAACGAGATCGCCCTGCTGGGCCCGCCGGACCTTGTCGAGGGCTCCTTCCTCGACGCCGCGGCCGCGGTGATCCGGGCACGTACATACGCGCCCATCAGCGCGTCACTGACCATGCGGTCGTTCGCCGGCGACTCGGACCTGATCCTGCTCGGCGGGGCCAGCATCGTCCTCGCCGGCGAGCTGGGCGTGTGGTGA
- a CDS encoding carbohydrate ABC transporter permease: MPSTEQTVRGNPKAALAPSRPGRAGDARPRRPGGAGTRTASARHRGPWAAWWLLTPAGLVMLAVTVAPIAFLVYASFTDYDQRSLFTGAFDVVGTRQYTDLLSQSEFWDALTRTVVFTAAMVAGSMAVGAGVALLLTRLGAAMRMTVTIVLILAWAMPTVASSLVWKWLFQPGYGVVNWLLTQTGLFGDMTNTDWSNSAPLAYLSIWLLIVWQAVPFIALTLYAALSQMPSELQEAARLDGAGEWRLWWSVTLPFLRPTLTLVTLMSVIWDFNVFNQIWLVSAGGPDSATTTLGVFAYQTAFVAFRVGQGAALSVVTTIMLLAVTALYIRRLLRSGEDL, from the coding sequence ATGCCCAGCACTGAGCAGACCGTGCGCGGCAACCCGAAGGCGGCCCTCGCACCGTCCAGGCCAGGGCGCGCGGGCGATGCCCGGCCGCGGCGCCCCGGCGGTGCCGGAACACGTACCGCCTCCGCACGGCACCGTGGCCCGTGGGCGGCGTGGTGGCTGCTGACCCCCGCCGGGCTGGTGATGCTGGCCGTCACCGTCGCGCCGATCGCCTTCCTCGTCTACGCGTCGTTCACCGACTACGACCAACGCTCCCTGTTCACCGGCGCGTTCGACGTCGTCGGCACCCGGCAGTACACCGACCTCCTGTCGCAGTCGGAATTCTGGGACGCCCTGACCCGGACCGTCGTGTTCACCGCCGCGATGGTGGCGGGAAGCATGGCCGTGGGCGCCGGCGTCGCCCTGCTCCTCACCCGGCTGGGGGCGGCCATGCGTATGACCGTCACCATCGTCCTCATCCTCGCCTGGGCGATGCCGACGGTCGCCTCCTCCCTCGTGTGGAAGTGGCTCTTCCAGCCCGGATACGGCGTGGTCAACTGGCTGCTCACCCAGACCGGCCTCTTCGGCGACATGACCAACACCGACTGGTCCAACAGCGCACCCCTGGCCTATCTGTCCATCTGGCTGCTCATCGTCTGGCAGGCCGTACCGTTCATCGCGCTCACCCTTTACGCGGCGCTGAGCCAGATGCCGTCCGAGCTGCAGGAGGCAGCCCGGCTCGACGGGGCCGGCGAGTGGCGCCTGTGGTGGTCGGTCACCCTTCCGTTCCTCCGTCCGACACTGACGCTGGTGACCCTGATGTCGGTGATCTGGGACTTCAACGTCTTCAACCAGATCTGGCTCGTCTCGGCCGGAGGGCCCGACTCGGCGACAACCACGCTGGGGGTCTTCGCCTACCAGACCGCCTTCGTGGCTTTCCGCGTCGGCCAGGGCGCGGCGCTGTCCGTCGTCACGACCATCATGCTGCTCGCCGTCACCGCTCTGTACATCCGACGCCTGCTGCGCTCCGGGGAGGACCTGTGA
- a CDS encoding LacI family DNA-binding transcriptional regulator, giving the protein MKRPTMADIARRAGVSKVAVSYALNDLPGVSATTRASIKKIAEELGWRPNSAARALTGGRAQAVGLAVRRPARTLGVEPFFMEFISGVESVLVERSYALMLQMVASQESEIELCRRWWGERRVDGVLLMDLQTDDPRPPAIEALDLPAVAIGPPHAAGTLPAIWSDDGESVHEIVRYLAALGHRRIARVAGPAGLAHTAVRDAALGAACREAGIPGATVIHTDYTGDEGARAARSLMISPVRPTAIVFDNDIMAVAALSVAQELNLSVPADLSVVAWDESPLTQVVRPVLSVVTRDIPGHGARAASALLSLVAGDEVGNARVGCAGFVPRGSTGPPPSGVSHPR; this is encoded by the coding sequence GTGAAGCGGCCGACCATGGCGGACATCGCACGCCGCGCCGGTGTCTCCAAGGTGGCGGTCTCTTACGCGCTCAACGACCTGCCGGGCGTCTCCGCGACCACCCGGGCATCGATCAAGAAGATCGCCGAGGAGTTGGGCTGGCGTCCCAACAGCGCCGCCCGCGCACTCACCGGCGGTCGGGCGCAGGCAGTGGGTCTTGCCGTGCGGCGCCCCGCCCGGACGCTGGGTGTCGAGCCGTTCTTCATGGAGTTCATCAGTGGGGTGGAGAGCGTCCTCGTCGAGCGCTCGTACGCGCTGATGCTGCAGATGGTCGCCTCGCAGGAGAGCGAGATCGAACTGTGCCGGCGCTGGTGGGGTGAACGGCGGGTCGACGGCGTGCTCCTGATGGACCTGCAGACCGACGACCCCCGCCCTCCCGCCATCGAGGCGCTCGACCTGCCCGCGGTCGCCATCGGGCCGCCCCACGCGGCGGGCACACTCCCCGCGATCTGGTCCGACGACGGCGAGAGCGTCCACGAGATCGTCCGCTACCTGGCGGCACTCGGCCATCGCCGGATCGCACGTGTGGCCGGGCCCGCCGGACTGGCGCACACGGCGGTGCGGGACGCGGCCCTGGGCGCGGCCTGCCGGGAGGCCGGGATCCCCGGGGCGACCGTGATCCACACCGACTACACGGGCGACGAGGGTGCCCGCGCGGCACGGAGCCTGATGATCTCGCCCGTGCGCCCCACGGCGATCGTCTTCGACAACGACATCATGGCCGTCGCGGCGCTCTCGGTGGCCCAGGAACTGAACCTCTCCGTCCCCGCCGACCTCTCGGTCGTGGCGTGGGACGAGTCCCCGCTCACCCAGGTGGTCCGCCCCGTGCTCTCGGTGGTCACCCGTGACATTCCGGGCCACGGCGCACGCGCGGCAAGCGCACTCCTGTCCCTCGTCGCAGGTGACGAGGTGGGGAACGCCCGCGTGGGATGCGCCGGCTTCGTCCCCCGGGGCAGTACCGGCCCGCCCCCGAGCGGCGTTTCGCACCCTCGTTGA
- a CDS encoding right-handed parallel beta-helix repeat-containing protein — MNIPLPRRSEAVRTASAALVAVALAASTAPAASATNTPRDSARQVQYVDCGTASGTENGSRSRPWRTLDQVNRLDLKTGSSILLKRGTRCTGTLAPNGSGREGKPMVIGAYGTGAKPVIDGGGNAETLLLKDTQWVEAKDLEITNSGAPGRNKRGVRVQLQDFGTGTHYRLTGLDIHDIRGDDTKGTEGSAGILFSVTGSKKPTRFDDVVVAGNTVRTVDREGIYFASTWNNRPVHGDHDPNGPAYLPSTRIVVRGNTLEDLGGDGIVITATDGTLVEHNRLDGFQRRSAGYNAGMWPWNADNTVFQYNEVSGGETTRDGMAYDVDEGTFGTVFQYNVSHDNAGGFFLVCTATGKLGNAIIRYNISRNDHFRGIETCRGSFDDVRFHNNTIYAGDGVSQTVVNENTTEKHEIAFANNIVVKEGAGTASFNLRSGGVTLSHNDLVNTVGTPANPGGTTADPLLSDPTGALPLGLRLRSGSPALHVGTPVPGSPDRDLYGNPVGNPPNMGAYQGPGTV; from the coding sequence ATGAACATCCCCTTGCCACGCCGCTCCGAAGCCGTACGCACGGCGAGTGCGGCACTCGTCGCCGTCGCACTGGCAGCATCCACCGCACCGGCCGCCTCAGCGACGAACACCCCTCGCGACAGTGCCCGGCAGGTCCAGTACGTCGACTGCGGGACCGCGTCCGGAACGGAGAACGGCTCTCGCAGCCGGCCCTGGAGGACCCTGGACCAGGTCAACCGCCTGGATCTGAAGACCGGCAGCTCGATCCTGCTCAAGCGTGGCACCCGCTGCACCGGCACCCTCGCCCCTAACGGATCGGGCCGGGAGGGCAAGCCCATGGTGATCGGAGCGTACGGCACCGGCGCCAAGCCCGTGATCGACGGCGGCGGCAACGCCGAGACCCTGCTGCTGAAAGACACCCAGTGGGTCGAGGCGAAGGACCTGGAGATCACCAACTCGGGTGCTCCGGGCCGTAACAAGCGAGGCGTACGGGTCCAGCTCCAGGACTTCGGCACCGGCACCCACTACCGGCTGACCGGCCTCGACATCCACGACATCCGCGGCGACGACACCAAGGGCACCGAGGGCTCGGCGGGCATCCTCTTCTCCGTAACGGGTTCGAAGAAGCCGACCAGGTTCGACGACGTGGTCGTCGCCGGCAACACCGTCCGCACCGTCGACCGTGAGGGCATCTACTTCGCCTCCACCTGGAACAACCGTCCGGTGCACGGCGATCACGACCCGAACGGGCCCGCCTACCTGCCCTCCACCCGCATCGTGGTGCGCGGGAACACCCTCGAGGACCTCGGCGGCGACGGCATCGTCATCACCGCGACCGACGGAACCCTGGTCGAGCACAACCGCCTCGACGGCTTTCAGCGCCGCTCCGCCGGCTACAACGCGGGCATGTGGCCCTGGAACGCCGACAACACCGTCTTCCAGTACAACGAGGTGTCCGGCGGCGAGACCACCCGCGACGGCATGGCGTACGACGTCGACGAGGGCACCTTCGGCACCGTCTTCCAGTACAACGTCAGCCACGACAACGCGGGCGGATTCTTCCTCGTCTGCACCGCCACCGGCAAGCTCGGCAACGCGATCATCCGCTACAACATCAGCCGCAACGACCACTTCCGAGGCATAGAGACCTGCCGCGGCTCCTTCGACGACGTCCGCTTCCACAACAACACGATCTACGCCGGCGACGGCGTCAGCCAGACCGTCGTCAACGAGAACACGACCGAGAAGCACGAGATCGCGTTCGCCAACAACATCGTGGTCAAGGAAGGCGCCGGCACCGCTTCCTTCAACCTGAGGAGCGGCGGCGTCACCCTCTCCCACAACGACCTGGTGAACACGGTCGGCACGCCCGCGAACCCCGGCGGCACCACCGCCGACCCGCTGCTCTCCGACCCCACCGGCGCCCTGCCCCTGGGCCTGCGTCTGCGCTCCGGCTCCCCGGCCCTGCACGTGGGCACCCCCGTCCCGGGCTCTCCGGACCGGGACTTGTACGGAAACCCGGTCGGCAACCCGCCGAACATGGGCGCCTACCAGGGCCCCGGAACCGTGTAG
- a CDS encoding endonuclease/exonuclease/phosphatase family protein, translating to MVTALTAATALAAAGPASASASASSASVPGRDVTVMTFNIHHGADPDDVLNLDHVAQAVRQSGADVIGLQEVDRHFASRSEFVDQAEWLAERLDLHLAYGTNLDLDPERPGDPRRQYGTAILSRFPIVNSHNTLLPRSETGEQRGLLEADLMVRGKKFRFLNTHLEHTSQAERHTQVAAINTIVNGARLPTVLVGDLNATPDSEEIASVTKRLTDTWPVAGKGDGFTYDSVNPRERIDYVFASKGVDARRAQVLDMAISDHRPLRVELSIR from the coding sequence ATGGTGACGGCGTTGACCGCGGCGACGGCTCTGGCCGCCGCCGGGCCGGCGTCGGCTTCGGCCTCGGCGTCCTCGGCGTCGGTGCCCGGACGTGACGTGACGGTGATGACGTTCAACATTCACCACGGCGCGGATCCGGACGATGTTCTGAATCTGGATCACGTCGCCCAGGCAGTACGGCAGTCGGGGGCCGATGTGATCGGCCTGCAGGAGGTGGACCGGCACTTCGCCTCGCGCAGTGAATTCGTCGATCAGGCGGAGTGGCTCGCGGAGCGACTGGACCTTCACCTGGCCTACGGAACGAACCTGGACCTGGACCCGGAGAGGCCGGGTGATCCGCGACGCCAGTACGGGACAGCGATCCTGTCGCGCTTCCCGATCGTGAACTCCCACAACACGCTCCTGCCCCGATCGGAGACGGGCGAGCAGCGGGGTCTGCTGGAGGCCGACCTCATGGTGCGAGGCAAGAAGTTCCGCTTCCTGAACACGCATCTGGAGCACACTTCGCAGGCCGAGCGACACACGCAGGTGGCGGCGATCAACACGATCGTGAACGGCGCCCGTCTTCCCACGGTGCTGGTGGGCGACCTCAACGCGACGCCGGACAGCGAGGAGATCGCCTCGGTGACCAAGCGGCTCACCGACACCTGGCCGGTGGCCGGGAAGGGTGACGGCTTCACGTACGACTCGGTGAATCCGCGGGAGCGCATCGACTACGTGTTCGCCTCGAAGGGGGTCGACGCCCGGCGGGCCCAGGTCCTGGACATGGCGATCTCCGACCACCGGCCGCTGCGGGTCGAACTCAGCATCCGGTAG
- a CDS encoding beta-N-acetylhexosaminidase: MLLPRPVSVHIDNGEFVLDASTSITAAPELCSTARWLQSVLRPSTGLDLPLLPVSSLPPLRSEARHVIDLRLGEGLGPEAYRLRATSDGVVVEGGDRAGAFYGCQSLLQSLPAEVHRRSEVTGVRWAMPAVRIEDAPRFAWRGTMLDVARHFMPKHDVLRFLDLMAMHRLNTLHLHLTDDQGWRVEILRHPKLTEVGAWRRESQLGASPDASGDGRPHGGFYTQDDIREIVGYAAQRHITVVPEVDVPGHSQAAIAAYPELGVGGGQSEVWTRWGVNPRVLNTEESTVDFFRDVLDEIMDLFPGPVIGVGGDECPTTEWSEDARSQELMRERGLSHENELRSWFVRQLGSHVTSRGRQLLGWDDLLEDEVPAGTVVASWRGMTGAVTAARRGLRVIACPDDQVYLDYRQSDRPDEPIPVAVPVTVETAYGFDPVPPELTETERAHVLGGQANIWTEHMDSPRTVDYFAFPRLCAVAEALWTTGDRRYEEFRGRLDRHLARLDAVGVEYRRETGPLPWQTRPGIEGRPSTPAEREAFIDELVADIKS, from the coding sequence ATGCTCCTCCCTCGCCCCGTATCAGTGCACATCGACAACGGCGAGTTCGTCCTCGACGCTTCGACCTCGATCACCGCCGCGCCGGAGCTGTGCTCCACGGCCCGCTGGCTGCAGTCGGTCCTGAGGCCCTCCACCGGCTTGGACCTGCCGCTCCTGCCGGTCTCGTCCCTTCCGCCTCTCCGGTCCGAGGCGCGACACGTGATCGACCTGAGGCTGGGCGAGGGCCTGGGCCCGGAGGCGTACCGGCTCCGTGCGACCTCCGACGGCGTCGTCGTCGAAGGCGGCGACCGGGCCGGCGCCTTCTACGGATGCCAGAGCCTGCTCCAGTCGCTGCCCGCCGAGGTCCACCGCCGCTCCGAGGTGACCGGGGTGCGGTGGGCGATGCCCGCCGTACGCATCGAGGACGCGCCGCGGTTCGCCTGGCGCGGCACGATGCTGGACGTGGCACGGCACTTCATGCCGAAGCACGACGTGCTGCGCTTCCTCGACCTGATGGCCATGCACCGTCTCAACACACTGCATCTGCACCTCACCGACGACCAGGGCTGGCGGGTGGAGATTCTGCGCCACCCGAAACTCACGGAGGTCGGCGCGTGGCGGCGCGAGTCCCAGCTCGGTGCGTCCCCCGACGCCTCCGGGGACGGGCGGCCGCACGGCGGCTTCTACACCCAGGACGACATCCGCGAGATCGTCGGCTATGCGGCACAGCGGCACATCACCGTCGTGCCCGAGGTCGACGTGCCCGGGCACTCCCAGGCCGCGATCGCGGCCTATCCCGAACTCGGAGTCGGCGGTGGGCAGTCGGAGGTATGGACGCGGTGGGGCGTCAACCCCCGCGTTCTCAACACCGAGGAGTCGACCGTCGACTTCTTCCGCGACGTCCTCGACGAGATCATGGATCTCTTCCCCGGCCCGGTCATCGGAGTGGGCGGCGACGAGTGCCCCACGACCGAGTGGAGCGAGGACGCGCGCAGCCAGGAATTGATGCGCGAGCGCGGGCTGAGCCACGAGAACGAGCTGCGGTCCTGGTTCGTGCGGCAACTCGGCTCGCACGTCACCTCGCGCGGGCGGCAACTCCTCGGCTGGGACGACCTGCTGGAGGACGAGGTCCCGGCGGGAACCGTCGTCGCCTCGTGGCGCGGCATGACCGGCGCCGTCACCGCGGCGCGCAGGGGCCTGCGGGTGATCGCCTGCCCGGACGACCAGGTGTATCTCGACTACCGGCAGTCCGACCGCCCCGACGAGCCGATCCCCGTTGCCGTGCCCGTCACGGTGGAAACGGCGTACGGATTCGACCCGGTGCCGCCCGAGCTGACGGAGACGGAGCGCGCGCATGTCCTGGGCGGCCAGGCCAACATCTGGACCGAGCACATGGACTCACCACGGACCGTCGACTACTTCGCGTTCCCCCGCCTGTGCGCCGTCGCCGAGGCGCTGTGGACCACGGGTGACCGCAGGTACGAGGAGTTCCGCGGCCGTCTGGACCGTCATCTGGCCCGTCTGGACGCAGTCGGTGTCGAGTACCGCCGCGAGACCGGCCCCCTGCCGTGGCAGACCCGTCCGGGCATCGAGGGACGACCGTCGACGCCCGCCGAGCGGGAGGCTTTCATCGACGAGCTCGTGGCCGACATCAAGTCATAG
- a CDS encoding carbohydrate ABC transporter permease yields MLRTRGARSTAVRGRLLSNSLAILFCLVWLFPVYWMVNTALKPRSQAMTATPQFWPSSPTLHNFDVALNRTGFWTNLWNSLLVVGGTVLVAVVLGRFAAAAVSRFRFRGRRTVMVAILVAQMLPGTALLIPTFLVFNEAGLLGTYTGLILAYLALALPFSIWVMRGFFAAIPVEVEEAARLDGASTWQVLWKILFPLVLPGVIASSIFAFIAAWNDYLIAYTFMKDRSQYTLPVWLASFTNPASGTDYSAQMAGSVIFSLPVVVFFLLIQRKLVSGMSAGAVKG; encoded by the coding sequence ATGCTCCGCACACGCGGCGCCCGCTCCACCGCGGTCCGGGGCCGGCTGCTCAGCAACAGCCTGGCCATCCTGTTCTGTCTCGTATGGCTGTTCCCGGTCTACTGGATGGTCAACACCGCGCTCAAGCCCCGCTCCCAGGCGATGACGGCGACGCCGCAGTTCTGGCCGAGCTCGCCCACCCTGCACAACTTCGACGTCGCGCTCAATCGGACGGGGTTCTGGACGAACCTGTGGAACAGCCTGCTCGTGGTCGGCGGAACAGTGCTCGTCGCCGTTGTGCTCGGCAGGTTCGCGGCAGCCGCGGTCTCGCGGTTCCGGTTCCGCGGCCGACGCACCGTCATGGTCGCGATCCTCGTGGCGCAGATGCTGCCGGGAACAGCCCTGCTCATCCCCACCTTCCTGGTTTTCAACGAGGCCGGGCTGCTGGGTACCTACACGGGCCTGATACTCGCCTACCTCGCTCTGGCACTGCCGTTCTCGATCTGGGTGATGCGGGGATTCTTCGCGGCCATTCCCGTCGAGGTGGAGGAAGCCGCCCGCCTGGACGGAGCCTCGACCTGGCAAGTGCTCTGGAAGATCCTCTTCCCGCTGGTGCTGCCGGGCGTGATCGCGTCCAGCATCTTCGCGTTCATCGCCGCCTGGAACGACTACCTGATCGCCTACACGTTCATGAAGGACCGGAGCCAGTACACCCTGCCGGTGTGGCTGGCATCCTTCACCAACCCCGCCAGCGGAACCGACTACAGCGCGCAGATGGCCGGTTCGGTCATCTTCTCCCTCCCGGTGGTCGTGTTCTTCCTCCTCATTCAGCGCAAGTTGGTCTCCGGCATGTCGGCCGGAGCAGTGAAAGGATGA
- a CDS encoding extracellular solute-binding protein yields the protein MTRKGMRYSALVAVTLTAALGASACSGSAGRGSGGDSKPRAVPVVKGEGKTLTVWVMDGDYSDATLKAMNDRFTEQTGAKAKVEVQNWDGITTKITTALATSTPPDVIDIGNTQVASFAASGGLMDLTPYTKDLRQGQSWLAGLEEPATVDGRLYAVPSFAGARAVIYNKKIWAEAGVKTVPTTFDELTSALRKIRADNPAPDFSPFYLPGRYWHTGVQFVWDAGGDIAAKQGSTWKGTLGTEAAQRGLNEYKQFQNEFSAPSTRTIDTLNPDQTRVFADGKASAMSATNATIALIKKANPNFKESDLGTFPFPGRSGKSQPVMLGGSDWGIAAKSANSDLALQWVKIATAPDVQKQWIAGNDGWIPNSAGAVKAASSEAEPLFRGFFDAALRSKATPAAADWAAVEGNKDIDKVFSSIASGTRNAKQAADTFDETAGKVLNAQH from the coding sequence ATGACACGCAAAGGCATGCGGTACAGCGCACTCGTGGCCGTCACCCTCACCGCGGCCCTCGGCGCGAGTGCCTGTTCGGGGTCGGCGGGCAGGGGCTCGGGCGGCGACTCGAAGCCCCGGGCGGTCCCCGTCGTCAAGGGCGAGGGAAAGACCCTGACCGTGTGGGTGATGGATGGCGACTACTCCGACGCCACGCTCAAGGCGATGAACGACCGGTTCACCGAGCAGACCGGCGCCAAGGCGAAGGTGGAGGTCCAGAACTGGGACGGCATCACCACCAAGATCACCACCGCGCTCGCGACGTCGACCCCGCCGGACGTCATCGACATAGGCAACACGCAGGTGGCGAGCTTCGCCGCCAGCGGAGGGCTGATGGACCTCACCCCGTACACCAAGGATCTCAGGCAGGGCCAGTCCTGGCTGGCCGGCCTCGAAGAGCCCGCGACGGTGGACGGACGGCTTTACGCCGTGCCCTCGTTCGCCGGAGCCCGCGCGGTGATCTACAACAAGAAGATCTGGGCCGAGGCCGGCGTGAAGACCGTCCCCACCACCTTCGATGAACTGACCAGCGCCCTGCGCAAGATCCGCGCCGACAACCCCGCCCCCGACTTCTCACCCTTCTACCTGCCGGGTCGGTACTGGCACACCGGTGTGCAGTTCGTGTGGGACGCGGGCGGCGACATCGCGGCGAAGCAGGGCTCCACCTGGAAGGGGACCCTCGGCACCGAAGCGGCGCAGCGCGGGCTGAACGAGTACAAGCAGTTCCAGAACGAGTTCTCCGCGCCGTCCACCCGCACCATCGATACACTCAACCCCGACCAGACCCGGGTCTTCGCGGACGGCAAGGCATCGGCGATGAGCGCGACCAACGCCACGATCGCCCTCATCAAGAAGGCCAACCCCAACTTCAAGGAATCCGACCTCGGAACCTTCCCGTTCCCGGGCAGGTCCGGCAAGTCCCAGCCCGTGATGCTCGGCGGCTCCGACTGGGGCATCGCGGCCAAGAGCGCCAACTCGGACCTCGCGCTGCAATGGGTGAAGATCGCCACCGCGCCGGACGTGCAGAAGCAGTGGATCGCCGGCAACGACGGCTGGATCCCGAACAGCGCGGGGGCGGTAAAGGCCGCCAGCAGCGAGGCCGAACCCCTGTTCCGGGGATTCTTCGACGCGGCCCTGCGGTCCAAGGCCACCCCGGCCGCCGCCGACTGGGCGGCAGTGGAGGGAAACAAGGACATCGACAAGGTGTTCTCCTCCATCGCCTCCGGGACCAGGAACGCGAAGCAGGCGGCCGACACCTTCGACGAGACAGCGGGCAAGGTTCTCAATGCCCAGCACTGA